The region TGCCTAACAATTTGCTGGCGAATTTATTAGTAATCAGGATACGTCCGTTTTTACTCAAATCTACGACGCCAGCAGGCAACGAATCTGAAAATGCAATAACATCCTCGCCACCGCACTTAAAGCATTTATACAATTCAAACACTTCTACAGCAGACGCACAGTTCTTACAGACAATAGAAAGCAGTGCCATTTCAACAGCAGTAAGATTTTTGGCACCTTCTGAAAAAACGCCTACAAACATCCCCCTCACACGCGAAGATGTTTCCAGAACATGCAACACTACTCTACGCTGCAATTCAACAGAGTGCACAATCACAGGACGCCCTTCCCGCAGAGCAAAGGTAAACATCCCGCTATCAATAAATGATGTTATTGCGGATTCTATCTGAGCACTCCATTCCTGCCTGTCTGAATATGCCTGATAAAAATCCGAACTCCCTTCATCCACAAGATACACAGCAGAAGCAGCAAACGGTGTAATAGTTGCTACTCGAGCTACAACCTCGCGCAAAAGCAGTGTCGGCTCGTGCAGTGAGCTTATCCCCACTTCAAACTCGCCCAACGACGCAGCAAGTTCCAACGCATCCAAAGTAAATCGAGTTTGATCTTCTAACCGAGCGACCCGCCCCTCAAGAGACTCTACGTCTACAGGTGCTTTTTTACTCTCCATATACCAACCGTATGATTTCGTTAGACTTCAAATAAATAACTTCCACAATCTCAGACAGTGACTCTTCTGTAATATTCAGTATAGCCCACGCATCACTATCTAAAGAAGGCGGAAGGGTGTCGTACTCCGGGTTATAAAAAAGAGCCTTTGTCACAAACGCTGCTACCTGCATAATAGCATGCTCTTTTGTTCCAACCTTGCTGA is a window of Halodesulfovibrio sp. DNA encoding:
- a CDS encoding GAF domain-containing protein — its product is MESKKAPVDVESLEGRVARLEDQTRFTLDALELAASLGEFEVGISSLHEPTLLLREVVARVATITPFAASAVYLVDEGSSDFYQAYSDRQEWSAQIESAITSFIDSGMFTFALREGRPVIVHSVELQRRVVLHVLETSSRVRGMFVGVFSEGAKNLTAVEMALLSIVCKNCASAVEVFELYKCFKCGGEDVIAFSDSLPAGVVDLSKNGRILITNKFASKLLGSVATPEKRYLTEFLIPEERERIASLLISCCAFSVPEQEYQTESLAKTQSTMRTQTVLDSAEGQKNISLHITPLQRNGDTFLRGVLAPMDEMYNGAALVEGM